ATAAGGAAAGAACACACAAATGATAGTAATGGTTTGGCAAAGAAGGGTAAAGATAAGCCTCCAAAGTCAGATAAGGTAGAAGTAAAAGATAAGAGTTCGAGTATAACTTTTGCTGAAGCCTCAAGGGATGTTATGATGGTAAATGATTGTAGTCTTGCAATTCTACCCACCTTTTCTTGTGACCTTCTTAATGGAAATCGCATCCGTTGTTTACGAGATGGGGGATGTCAATCAAATTTCATAACTGAAGAGTGTGCTGTTAGggaaaatttaccaatttttaaatcaaatattaCGTTAAGAGTAAATGGATTTAATTCTTCCCGATTGTACAATACGTGTTCTTATAAAGTGTCTATGATAATTGGGGACAGATTATGTGAATTGGAGGCTATGAGTGTACCATCCATTAAAACATGTTTAAAACTACCTGGTTTGACATCTGTTGTTCAGGGTTTTATTGAAAAGGGCTATACTGTTGCTGATAAATATCTGTTGAATGGAAAGGATGAAATTATGGACGTAGATTTCATCTTAGGGTCGAATTCTGCATATTTCCTTAAGGAAAATACTGTTCTTTTTGGTGACTTAGAGGGTAATATACCTTCTGTGTACTCGGTAACTCCGTTGGGTATTATGCTCATAGGAAATCTGGATCAAATGAGTCAtaatttgatacatttgaagaattGTCAGGACACTGTTGCCCATATTTCATGCTCTAATATTTTATCTATAGTATGTGAAGAAGTTGAGGACATGGGTAATGTCTGCAATGCTTCCCTGACAAACAGTTATACGGAAGTTGGAGCTAATTTTGCGGTACTTGATCATAATGGAGAAATTATAGACACTGAATTTGAGAGAGCCAGCAAAGAAGTTCTCGACAACTTATGtttgaaaacattgaattttgatgatgttaatattCCAGAAGATTATGTCGAGAACAATGATATTATTGTTGACTATGTTCTCAGTAACACAACTCGGAATGCTGACGGCAAACTAGTTATGCCCTTAATTTGgaataataaagtaaaacatttattGGGCAAAAATCGTCATTTGGCAACTTAAATTTTGAAGTCTAATTTAAAGAAATTCACCATAAAGAATCCTGATTACTTAAATATGATGGATCAATATTTCAAAGAACAACAGGAGTTAGGCATCATAGAAAGAATAGAGAATTTGGAACAGTTTTTGTTGGAGAATCCTTGTCACAGTTTCATGGGTCACCTGGGAGTTTTCAAGcttgagagagagactacaaaatgTCGGGTGGTCTTTTTGTCTAACCTTAGTGAAAGAGATCCCTCTCAGAAAGTTACACTAAGTCACAATCAAGCCATGTTGAGTGGACCTTGCATCAATCAAAAGATAACCACTGCTCTTTTGAACTTGCGCTTTGATACTAAATTGCTATGTTTTGATGTAAAGAAAGCTTTTCTAAATATTTGCTTGACCCCTTTGGATTCAAACAAGCTGCTGTTTTTGTGGTTCAAAAATATGGCTCGGAAAGATTATACTCTTGTTGGATATAGAAATTTGAGATTGCCCTTTGGCTTAGTTTGCTCACCTTGTTTGCTTTTGCTTGGTCTGTACAAAATCCTTATGATTGATACTGATACGGATTCTAAAGAAATTAAGGAACTTGAGACACATCTACTCCCTAATCTATATGGATAATGGTAGCATCACCTCCAATACTGCAGAAGAACTTCAGTGGGCATTTGATAATCTTAAAAACATATTTGAACCGTATAAATTTTTTCTGCAGCAGTTTGTCACTAACGATAAGGAACTACaggataaaattgatgaaaatgaatCTAAGAAAACCTCAACAGAAGTTAAGCTTTTGTGAATGGTATGGAATCGTTTAGATGATACTTTAAGAACCCGACATTTGCAGTTGGATATTGGAGCAGATAATAAGAGGAAAGTATTAAAATCCATTGCTGCACACTATGATGTGTTTGGATTTACAGGACCAATTCTAAATAGAGCAAGATTGTTTTTGCACAAATTGCAGTGTGATGGCTCATTTGATTGGGATATGAAACTTGATGATAGCCTTTTGAGGGAATGGAAAAACATTTGTAGACAAGTCAATGCATCTCCTGAAATAAAGATTCAAAGGTTTGTGGGAAGAAGGAATAGTCAGTATAGATTGGTAGCCTTTACTGATAGCAGTAAAGATATATATGGTACTACTGTTTATATTCAAGAGATTGATTCTTTGGAAGTTAGTTTTGTACTTGCAAAAAACAGAATTGTCAACAAAGCGCTTTCAGCTAAGGGAATTCCTTCATTAGAATTTCAGTCTATTGTATTGGGCTCGGAAGTATTAATTGACCTTTATAAAGATCTGGTAGGCCCTGCTTGTGTTTCGCCATTAGATATAGTAGAATTGAAGCTATATTCTGACAGTCTAGTTTCTCTTGCTTGGATTAATTCTCATGTTCATAAGCTTGAGAAGCAAAGTAAAAAAAGTATATTCATTCTTAATCGGTTGGAACACATAAGTAGACTTTGTGAAATTCATCCTATTATTTAtggatttgtttcaggtattgaaaaCCCAGCTGATCAAATTACCAGACCTGTTTCATATAGAACTCTTATAAAGtctaattatttttcaggacctaaatttttaaaagtgtTCTAATATGGATATGCAGATCAGCAGAgatgatattttgaatattcagGTTCCAAATCCTTTGGCAAAACCTGACCTTTCAGCCCTGGAAGCACGCAACTATCAGGTCATGCATGGCACGTCTATAGCTAAAGTTAATGAGCATTTAATATCTCCACAGAAATATTCTGATTTCTACAAACTGGTTTCCGTGCATAGATTAGTTTTAAAGTTTGTTCACATTCTAAAAGGTAGACTGTATAAAAGGGATACAGTTAAATACGCTCATATGAAAGTAACCTCAACAAATTTGTATACAGAGGCTATTACTCAAATCCTGAAAGTTGACCAAGACATTCACTTTGCAGATGTGAAAAAGTATTTTTCAAGTAAGTTCAAGAATGTTGGGAATATCCCCAATCTAGTTAATCaacttaatgtttatcctgatagGACTGGTTTATTGAGAGTTAGGAGTAAATTTTCTCGTTGGAAATGTGATGAAAGTATCCGTTATCCCATATTGTTGTCAAAGCACAGTGAGCTTGTGAGATTGATAATTTTAAGTTTACATTGTGCATTATCCCATTCAGGTTGCTATGTAATTTTAACCGAATTAAGAAAGCAGTATTGGGTACCGCACTACTTCTCTGTTGTAAAACGTGTATTGAAGGAGTGTATTACTTGTCGCAAGGTGAAACAGAGAACTATTAAACTTAATCAATCACCATACAGAGAATTTAGACTGGAACCCCCTAACattccatttaaatatatttttattgatcactTGGGATACTTTCAGGTAAAATATCAACAGAAGAAAATTAAGGTCTGGATTTTGTGCATCACTTGTTTATGGTCAAGAGCAATAAATTTGAAGATATGTTTTGATCTTAGTACTGTAGAATTCTTGAGAGCCTTCCAGATCCATACTTATGAATATGGCATTCCTGAATTGTGCTTATCAGATTTAGGTTCATCATTGGTAGCTGGAGCAAATATAATGACTGATTTCTTGAGGGATTCTGATACTcaagcatattttgaagaaaataatgtgaagTCTCCCACTTTTGAACAATATTTCAAGGGTTGTCATCCATTGGGAGGTTTAGTTGAAGTTTGTGTTAAAATGGTGAAGCAACTAATCCATGGCTCTATTAAAAATTACGTGTTGGAATACAGAGATTTTGAGTTCATTGTTGCTCAAACAATTTATCAAGTCAATCGTAGACCTGTGGCATTTTTTGAaggattgagagatgaaagtgatgACTTTATTCCAGACCCGATAACTCCTGAAAGACTTATCTATGGTTATGATAGGATCTCTCTTAATCTTATCCCCTCTTTGCAGCCAGACCCAGAAATGGATTCTGAATGGATTGCAAATAAGGAGCCACTTTTGCACATTAAAGAGAgctataataaattgaaaaatgtacgGAAGGCTCTGACTGAAacctataataatgaatttttggcTCATTTAATGAAGCAAGCAGTCAACGTTAAGAGTAGGTACAAACCCGTTACGCATAAACAACTAAAACC
This Palaemon carinicauda isolate YSFRI2023 chromosome 25, ASM3689809v2, whole genome shotgun sequence DNA region includes the following protein-coding sequences:
- the LOC137619066 gene encoding uncharacterized protein codes for the protein MDMQISRDDILNIQVPNPLAKPDLSALEARNYQVMHGTSIAKVNEHLISPQKYSDFYKLVSVHRLVLKFVHILKGRLYKRDTVKYAHMKVTSTNLYTEAITQILKVDQDIHFADVKKYFSSCYVILTELRKQYWVPHYFSVVKRVLKECITCRKVKQRTIKLNQSPYREFRLEPPNIPFKYIFIDHLGYFQVKYQQKKIKVWILCITCLWSRAINLKICFDLSTVEFLRAFQIHTYEYGIPELCLSDLGSSLVAGANIMTDFLRDSDTQAYFEENNVKSPTFEQYFKGCHPLGGLVEVCVKMVKQLIHGSIKNYVLEYRDFEFIVAQTIYQVNRRPVAFFEGLRDESDDFIPDPITPERLIYGYDRISLNLIPSLQPDPEMDSEWIANKEPLLHIKESYNKLKNVRKALTETYNNEFLAHLMKQAVNVKSRYKPVTHKQLKPGDIVLIKEENCKPFNYPMAVVKETVMNTIGETTNAILLKGRTRELVKRHVSSLIPILSVNEMHVNSDQSGKSVIIDDSFQIVNKVRRKAAMESESRTKNMLINE